CGTGATGGCAGGCCCATGGATGTCGTGGCCGAGCAGGTCAACCTCACTGCAGTGGGCAGCGCGCGGGAGATGGAGATGATCCGGACCGCCCTGGCGAAGACGGCCGTGGACAATGCCCGCAAGCATTGGGTCTTCACGCCGCCGGATGCGGGCGAAGCCGCCGGACGCGACTACTGGGTGGTCCGCGTGCCTGTCGATTTCCGGCTGGACAACAGCGGAGAGACCGCCCATGGCAAGTGGATTGCCTATCACCCGGGTCCGGTGCAGCGACCGGCGTGGGCGGCGCCCGCGCCTCTGGGCTTCAGTCCCGACACACTGGTCGCCGGCGGCATGACACCCGAGTCCTCGCGCTTCAAGCTGCTGACGGCGCTCGAGGGCTGATCATGGAGCGCGGGTGGGAGCTCCACTCGCGACATCCCGATGCTGTTTGGCGGGCAGTATCGGGCCCCGTCGCCCGGCCGGCAGTCGAAAAAAAGCCCCGCGATGCGGGGCTTTTTCCTGGACGACGCTTCGTCAGCGCTTCATCGACGAGAAGAATTCGTCGTTGGACTTCGTGCTCTTCATCTTGTCGAGCAGGAACTCCATCGCGGCGATTTCGTCCATCGGGTGGAGGAGCTTGCGCAGGATCCAGATGCGCTGCAGCAGGTCCGGCTCGATGAGGTAATCCTCGCGGCGGGTGCCCGACTGGTTGACGTTGATCGCCGGGTAGACGCGCTTCTCGGTGATGCGGCGGTCGAGGTGCACTTCCGAGTTGCCGGTGCCCTTGAACTCTTCGTAGATCACCTTGTCCATCGCGCTGCCGGTGTCGACCAGGGCAGTGGCGATGATGGTCAGCGAGCCGCCTTCCTCGACGTTGCGCGCCGCGCCGAAGAAGCGCTTGGGGCGGTGCATCGCGTTGGCGTCGACGCCGCCGGTCAGGACCTTGCCCGAGCTCGGCACCACGTTGTTGTAGGCGCGGGCGAGGCGGGTGATCGAGTCGAGCAGGATGACGACATCCTTCTTGTGCTCGACCAGGCGCTTGGCGCGTTCGATCACCATCTCGGCGACCTGCACATGGCGCGCGGCCGGCTCGTCGAACGTCGAGGAAATGACTTCGCCGCGCACGGTGCGCTGCATCTCGGTCACTTCTTCGGGCCGCTCGTCGATCAGCAGCACGATCATGTGCACGTCGGGATGGTTGTAGGTAATCGCGCTGGCGATCTGCTGCATCATCATCGTCTTGCCGGCCTTCGGCGGCGAAACGATCAGGGCGCGCTGGCCCTTGCCCTGCGGTGCCATCAGGTCGAGGATGCGGCCGGCGATGTCCTCGCTGGACCCGTCGCCACGCTCGAGCTTGAAGCGCTTGCGCGGGAACAGCGGGGTCAGGTTCTCGAACAGCACCTTGCCCTTGCTGGCTTCCGGCGGCTCGCCGTTGATCGTGTCGACGACCGACAGCGCGAAGTAGCGCTCGCCATCCTTGGGCCAGCGGATGCGGCCCAGCAGATGGTCGCCGGTGCGCAGGTTGAAGCGGCGGATCTGGCTGGGCGAGATGTAGACGTCATCGGGGCCGGCGAGATAGCTCGCCTCGGCCGCGCGCAGGAAGCCGTAGCCGTCGGGCAGGATCTCGAGCACGCCGTCAGCGACGACACCTTCGCCGTGGCGGGTCAGGACCTTGAGCAGGCCGAAGATCACGTCCTGCTTGCGCGCGCGGGCCACGCCTTCGATCGCCAGCTGGTCGGCGATGTCGAGCAGCTTGTGCGCCGGCATCTGCTTCAGATCGCTCAGCGTGTACTGCGGGAAGCCTTCCGGGATGTTCGGTGGCGGCAGGCGCTGGACGTGGTCGTTGCCGCCGTCCTGCGGCAGGCCGTCGTCGCGGCCACCGCCGCGGGGACGGTCGCGCCGGTTCTTGAAGCGGTCGCGGCGGTTGTTGCCGCCCTGATCGTTGTTGTTGCCGTTGTTGTTGCCGCGGTTCTGGTTCTGCTGGCCGCCACCCTGCTGGCGCGGTTCACCGCCCTGCTGGGCGTTGTGCTGACCGCCATTGGGCTGACCATTGCCGGGGCTGCCCGGGTTGCCGCGCTGGGCGTCGCCGTTGCCCTGGCCGGACTCACCGCTCGCCCGGGGCGGGTCGGCACGTGGCGTTTCGGGCTGTGGTGCGGCGTCCCGGGGCGGAGGCGCACTGATCGCCGCAGGCCTGGGCGCCGGGGCGTCCTGGGTGGCCAGCGGCAACTGCGA
The genomic region above belongs to Luteimonas chenhongjianii and contains:
- the rho gene encoding transcription termination factor Rho, which encodes MSDNTSDPGTPEGDTAVKRVRKPRVAKKAADSAPSDSQSQLPLATQDAPAPRPAAISAPPPRDAAPQPETPRADPPRASGESGQGNGDAQRGNPGSPGNGQPNGGQHNAQQGGEPRQQGGGQQNQNRGNNNGNNNDQGGNNRRDRFKNRRDRPRGGGRDDGLPQDGGNDHVQRLPPPNIPEGFPQYTLSDLKQMPAHKLLDIADQLAIEGVARARKQDVIFGLLKVLTRHGEGVVADGVLEILPDGYGFLRAAEASYLAGPDDVYISPSQIRRFNLRTGDHLLGRIRWPKDGERYFALSVVDTINGEPPEASKGKVLFENLTPLFPRKRFKLERGDGSSEDIAGRILDLMAPQGKGQRALIVSPPKAGKTMMMQQIASAITYNHPDVHMIVLLIDERPEEVTEMQRTVRGEVISSTFDEPAARHVQVAEMVIERAKRLVEHKKDVVILLDSITRLARAYNNVVPSSGKVLTGGVDANAMHRPKRFFGAARNVEEGGSLTIIATALVDTGSAMDKVIYEEFKGTGNSEVHLDRRITEKRVYPAINVNQSGTRREDYLIEPDLLQRIWILRKLLHPMDEIAAMEFLLDKMKSTKSNDEFFSSMKR